In Lactococcus paracarnosus, a genomic segment contains:
- the ruvB gene encoding Holliday junction branch migration DNA helicase RuvB, giving the protein MENDKITSGELQDFDREIEGNLVERTLRPQYLAQYIGQDKIKEQLDIFIKAAKLREESLDHVLLFGPPGLGKTTMAFVIANELGVNIKQTSGPAIEKAGDLVAILNELEAGDVLFIDEIHRLPMAVEEVLYSAMEDFYIDIMIGGGDASRSVHLELPPFTLIGATTRAGMLSNPLRARFGINAHMAYYDIDDLTEIVTRTADIFDVEITGDGAHEIARRSRGTPRIANRLLKRVRDFAQIKGTGLVDDEVTQKALLMLDVDASGLDYVDQKIIKTMIEMYRGGPVGLGTLAVNISEERETLEDMYEPYLIQSGFLIRTRQGRCATAKAYAHFGYEYTGE; this is encoded by the coding sequence ATGGAAAATGACAAAATAACATCAGGGGAGTTGCAAGACTTTGACCGTGAAATAGAAGGAAACCTAGTCGAGAGGACGCTCAGACCCCAATATTTAGCCCAATATATCGGTCAGGATAAAATCAAGGAACAACTAGATATTTTTATCAAGGCAGCCAAATTACGTGAGGAGTCACTAGACCATGTGCTGCTGTTTGGTCCTCCAGGACTTGGTAAGACAACCATGGCCTTTGTGATAGCAAATGAACTCGGTGTCAATATCAAACAGACATCTGGTCCAGCCATCGAAAAGGCAGGCGATTTAGTCGCGATTCTGAATGAATTAGAGGCTGGAGATGTCCTGTTTATAGATGAAATTCATCGACTACCGATGGCAGTTGAAGAGGTGCTATATAGCGCCATGGAAGACTTCTATATTGATATTATGATTGGTGGAGGAGATGCTAGTCGCAGTGTTCATCTGGAACTACCACCATTTACCTTGATTGGGGCAACCACTCGAGCTGGTATGCTATCCAATCCATTACGTGCACGTTTCGGTATCAATGCCCACATGGCTTATTATGATATTGACGACTTGACAGAAATTGTCACACGAACAGCCGATATTTTTGACGTTGAAATTACGGGAGATGGCGCGCATGAAATTGCTCGCAGGAGCCGTGGGACACCGCGTATTGCCAACAGATTACTCAAGCGAGTCCGAGATTTTGCGCAGATTAAAGGGACAGGTCTTGTCGATGATGAAGTGACACAAAAAGCGCTATTGATGCTAGATGTGGATGCTTCTGGTCTGGATTATGTCGATCAAAAGATCATTAAAACAATGATAGAGATGTACCGTGGTGGGCCTGTTGGCTTGGGGACGCTTGCTGTTAATATCTCGGAAGAACGTGAAACTTTAGAGGATATGTATGAACCGTACTTAATTCAATCAGGCTTCTTGATTCGCACACGTCAAGGGCGCTGTGCAACGGCCAAAGCTTATGCACATTTTGGTTATGAGTACACGGGAGAATAA
- a CDS encoding MerR family transcriptional regulator has translation MKERELRRSMAVFPIGAVMKLTDLTARQIRYYEDQDLIFPARNDGNRRMYSLNDMDVLLEIRDYLNDGLNIAGIKKVYEKSKAELAEVQNKSITDAEVRKILEHEILQQSRFNKPRSTLR, from the coding sequence GTGAAAGAACGTGAACTAAGGCGCTCGATGGCTGTCTTTCCCATTGGTGCTGTTATGAAATTAACTGATTTGACAGCACGCCAAATTCGTTATTATGAGGATCAAGATCTGATTTTTCCAGCAAGAAATGATGGGAATCGTCGGATGTATTCGCTTAACGATATGGATGTTTTGTTAGAAATTCGAGATTATCTGAATGATGGCTTAAACATCGCAGGGATCAAGAAAGTTTATGAAAAAAGTAAAGCAGAACTTGCAGAAGTTCAAAATAAATCGATAACTGATGCAGAAGTACGCAAGATACTCGAGCACGAGATCTTACAGCAGTCTAGATTTAATAAACCCAGATCGACCTTAAGGTAG